The Desulfitobacterium chlororespirans DSM 11544 genome contains a region encoding:
- a CDS encoding universal stress protein — protein sequence MYKKILVPTDASEFSVRAFKTAVELAGLFQSEIVLIHVTYTPQALWGNTVPYGYIFSQEDVAKNGQMALEATMAEVSAEGVPTKTVLEIGHPVIKIIDQIKKDDIDLVVIGSHGYGPITGSVLGSVSQRVLQKSSVPVLLVK from the coding sequence ATGTATAAGAAAATACTTGTTCCAACAGATGCGTCAGAATTCTCTGTGCGGGCCTTTAAGACGGCTGTCGAGCTGGCCGGACTTTTTCAATCAGAAATTGTACTCATTCATGTGACCTATACCCCTCAAGCTCTTTGGGGCAACACTGTGCCTTATGGCTATATTTTTTCCCAGGAGGATGTTGCAAAGAACGGCCAGATGGCCTTAGAGGCGACCATGGCAGAAGTGTCTGCGGAGGGAGTGCCGACGAAAACGGTGCTGGAGATTGGTCATCCGGTCATTAAGATTATCGATCAGATTAAGAAGGATGATATTGATTTGGTGGTTATCGGCAGTCATGGCTATGGACCTATCACGGGATCTGTCCTGGGCAGCGTCAGCCAACGGGTATTGCAGAAATCATCGGTTCCGGTGTTGCTTGTGAAGTAG
- a CDS encoding protein arginine kinase, whose product MERKEHLLMNSEWMKENKDTPVVLSSRIRLARNLEGVPFPLGLSQEASQDIEQKVSAELESLTIDQDKLTYYSMKDLTPIEQYVLIEKHLISPALVNSRGARGVAINSDHRVSVMVNEEDHLRIQVLLPGDQLKEAYLLANTMDDQLEERLDFAYREAQGYLTACPTNVGTGMRASVMVHMPALVMTNRVQQLLGALNHLGLAVRGLYGEGSQAFGHIYQVSNQITLGKSEEDTITHLEAVTRQIIEQEVHAREGLVREAPLVLEDKVWRARGTLEKARLLNSEDALQCLSLDRLGVDMGILPPRQQSFSTLLVETLPASLQYGLERELSPEQRDQERASYMRKAMAEVN is encoded by the coding sequence ATGGAGAGAAAAGAACATTTGCTGATGAATAGTGAGTGGATGAAGGAAAACAAGGACACGCCGGTGGTGCTGAGCAGCCGGATTCGTCTGGCACGCAACCTGGAAGGAGTGCCTTTCCCTTTGGGGCTTTCCCAGGAAGCCTCTCAGGACATTGAACAGAAAGTCTCCGCTGAGCTGGAATCCCTGACTATCGATCAGGATAAATTAACCTATTATTCTATGAAGGATTTGACTCCGATTGAGCAGTATGTGCTGATCGAAAAACATCTGATCAGCCCGGCCTTGGTCAATTCCCGGGGCGCTCGCGGGGTGGCGATTAATTCGGATCACCGGGTTTCCGTGATGGTCAACGAAGAGGATCATCTCCGAATCCAGGTGCTGCTGCCGGGAGATCAGCTCAAGGAAGCCTATCTCCTGGCCAATACCATGGATGACCAGTTGGAGGAACGTTTGGATTTCGCCTATCGGGAAGCCCAAGGGTATCTGACCGCTTGCCCCACCAATGTGGGCACAGGCATGCGGGCCTCAGTGATGGTGCATATGCCGGCGCTGGTCATGACCAACCGTGTGCAGCAGTTGCTGGGGGCTCTCAATCATCTGGGCTTAGCTGTCCGGGGCTTGTATGGGGAAGGTTCTCAAGCCTTTGGGCATATCTATCAAGTATCCAATCAGATTACTCTGGGCAAGAGTGAAGAGGATACCATCACCCATCTGGAAGCGGTGACCCGACAGATTATCGAACAAGAGGTTCACGCCCGGGAAGGCTTGGTCCGGGAGGCCCCCCTGGTCCTCGAGGATAAGGTCTGGAGAGCTCGGGGAACCCTGGAAAAGGCCAGGCTTCTCAACTCTGAGGATGCTCTGCAATGCCTGTCCCTGGATCGCCTGGGAGTCGATATGGGAATTCTTCCTCCGCGTCAGCAAAGCTTCAGTACCCTGTTGGTGGAGACTTTGCCGGCTTCCCTGCAATATGGCTTGGAGCGGGAGCTTAGTCCGGAGCAAAGGGATCAGGAGCGTGCCAGCTATATGCGCAAGGCTATGGCTGAAGTAAATTAA
- a CDS encoding CarD family transcriptional regulator: protein MFDIGDRVVYPMHGAGVIEAIEEREVLGESHQYYVMNIPVGNMKVYIPLKNVNQLGIRGVISSEEVPQVLKILENESTLPALAWNRRYRANMDRIKSGDIYSVAEVVRSLSQRDREKGLSTGEKKMYDNAYQILVSELILAEGVKADEMSEKIKGLLA, encoded by the coding sequence ATGTTTGATATCGGAGATAGAGTAGTTTACCCTATGCACGGGGCAGGTGTCATCGAAGCTATCGAAGAGCGAGAAGTTCTTGGCGAGTCCCATCAGTACTATGTCATGAATATTCCGGTAGGGAATATGAAGGTTTATATACCTTTAAAAAATGTGAATCAATTGGGCATACGGGGGGTTATCTCTTCCGAAGAGGTGCCTCAGGTTTTGAAAATTCTAGAAAATGAAAGCACTCTGCCTGCTTTGGCCTGGAACAGAAGATACCGGGCCAATATGGATCGAATAAAAAGCGGGGATATATATTCTGTTGCGGAGGTGGTGCGCAGTCTTTCTCAGAGGGATAGGGAAAAGGGACTATCGACAGGTGAGAAGAAAATGTATGATAATGCTTATCAGATTCTCGTCAGCGAATTGATTCTGGCTGAGGGTGTGAAAGCAGATGAAATGTCTGAGAAAATTAAGGGACTTCTTGCCTAA
- a CDS encoding PIN/TRAM domain-containing protein produces MIRNIVRVIITVLAGAIGFYLNVILMRLEVLQSLGWQISPIWTFVAMIAIFAILGFLIAPASMRGFLKMISWFDARMTKVPTHDLIGGAVGVIIGLIIASLLSSALRGIPIIGSVLSIILSVSFGYLGLIIGVKRKEEVLGFFTFLPKFKGDKGEKGKGKDGNRQSLGAALPNYKILDTSVIIDGRIADIVQTGFLEGTLLIPGFVLEELQHIADSSDLLKRNRGRRGLDILNQISKEELANNVEIMEIDFEDISEVDSKLVRLGQNLGAPILTNDYNLNKVAELQGVKVLNINELANAVKPIVLPGEEMEVQVMKEGKEPGQGVAYLDDGTMIVVDTGRRYMGQTITVLVTSVLQTAAGRMIFAKPKALVEKKSIGLSGTNEVNALG; encoded by the coding sequence ATGATTCGCAACATTGTGCGCGTTATCATCACGGTTTTAGCAGGTGCCATAGGTTTTTACCTTAATGTTATTCTTATGAGACTTGAGGTGCTCCAGTCTCTGGGATGGCAGATTTCTCCCATTTGGACTTTTGTGGCGATGATAGCAATTTTTGCTATTCTCGGCTTCCTGATTGCTCCGGCGAGCATGCGAGGTTTTTTGAAGATGATTTCCTGGTTCGATGCCCGCATGACTAAAGTGCCTACACACGATTTGATTGGTGGAGCAGTTGGTGTTATTATCGGACTTATAATTGCTAGTTTATTAAGCAGTGCCTTGAGGGGCATCCCCATTATCGGCTCTGTACTATCCATTATTTTAAGCGTTTCCTTTGGTTATTTAGGTTTGATCATTGGGGTAAAACGCAAAGAGGAGGTTTTGGGCTTCTTCACCTTTCTCCCGAAATTTAAAGGGGATAAAGGAGAGAAAGGCAAGGGTAAGGATGGCAATAGACAAAGTCTTGGAGCAGCTCTGCCCAATTATAAAATTTTGGATACCAGTGTGATTATCGATGGGCGTATTGCGGACATCGTTCAGACCGGCTTTCTTGAAGGCACACTTCTGATCCCGGGCTTTGTTCTGGAAGAGCTCCAGCATATCGCTGACTCCTCCGATCTGCTGAAGCGCAACCGCGGTCGTCGGGGCCTGGATATCTTAAACCAAATCTCCAAGGAAGAGTTGGCTAACAATGTGGAGATCATGGAAATAGATTTCGAAGATATTTCTGAAGTGGACAGCAAATTGGTCCGCTTAGGGCAGAATCTTGGCGCCCCTATTCTCACCAACGATTATAACCTTAATAAGGTAGCGGAACTGCAAGGGGTCAAGGTCCTCAATATCAATGAGCTGGCCAACGCAGTGAAACCCATTGTCCTTCCCGGAGAAGAAATGGAAGTTCAGGTGATGAAAGAGGGCAAGGAGCCGGGACAAGGGGTCGCCTATCTGGATGACGGCACCATGATCGTTGTGGATACCGGCCGGCGTTATATGGGGCAAACCATCACTGTGTTGGTAACAAGTGTACTGCAGACTGCCGCGGGACGGATGATCTTTGCTAAACCCAAAGCCCTTGTTGAAAAAAAGTCGATTGGCCTGTCAGGGACGAATGAGGTGAATGCGCTTGGTTAA
- the ispF gene encoding 2-C-methyl-D-erythritol 2,4-cyclodiphosphate synthase, which produces MLRVGIGYDVHALVAGRPLILAGIDIPHEKGLLGHSDADVLTHTLMDALLGALALGDLGKHFPDTDERYRGISSMKLLEQVMKLLEERGYAIGNVDCIIAAQRPKLAPYIPQMRENLARALKTDLENVSVKATTTERLGFEGREEGISSQAIVCLVKV; this is translated from the coding sequence ATGCTAAGAGTAGGAATTGGCTATGACGTTCATGCCCTGGTGGCGGGACGTCCTCTGATACTGGCTGGAATAGACATCCCCCATGAAAAAGGATTGCTGGGTCATTCCGATGCCGATGTCTTAACCCATACCCTGATGGATGCCCTCTTAGGGGCCTTGGCACTGGGGGATTTGGGGAAGCATTTTCCGGATACTGATGAGCGATATCGGGGGATTTCCAGCATGAAGCTGCTTGAACAGGTTATGAAGCTGCTGGAGGAACGAGGCTATGCCATTGGCAATGTTGACTGCATTATCGCGGCCCAGCGGCCGAAGCTCGCTCCCTATATTCCCCAAATGCGGGAGAATCTCGCCCGTGCTCTCAAAACCGATCTGGAAAACGTTTCAGTAAAAGCAACCACCACGGAGCGCCTGGGTTTCGAAGGCCGTGAAGAAGGAATCAGTTCTCAGGCTATTGTGTGCCTGGTTAAGGTTTGA
- a CDS encoding DUF1573 domain-containing protein: MENLTDRYQILVESLLIRHQSVLDILTKGQEASARVNRAVVKTVTDCGCLSIDARKKPIPEEASFSDLKSLLDSQLDGELCESCKDIIETELGKQLFYIAALANTLGISLDDVIQKEETRLATLTIFNLT, from the coding sequence ATGGAAAATCTCACGGATCGCTATCAAATACTCGTTGAATCTCTCTTAATCCGCCACCAAAGTGTCTTGGATATCCTGACCAAGGGTCAGGAAGCCTCTGCTCGGGTCAATCGGGCTGTGGTCAAGACGGTAACCGATTGTGGCTGCTTAAGCATAGACGCCCGCAAGAAACCTATCCCGGAAGAAGCGAGTTTTAGCGACTTAAAGAGTTTGCTGGACAGCCAGCTTGACGGCGAGCTTTGCGAAAGCTGCAAAGACATCATCGAAACGGAACTGGGTAAGCAGCTCTTCTACATAGCCGCCTTAGCAAACACCCTGGGAATTTCTCTTGACGACGTCATCCAAAAAGAAGAAACACGACTTGCTACCCTGACCATCTTTAACCTCACCTAG
- a CDS encoding UvrB/UvrC motif-containing protein, giving the protein MLCQHCQQREANVQFTKIVNGEMVKLYLCDHCAKNAPEVSFVFSPGIIPDFLQSLFNFTTNAQALKEEACPQCGRRLSEITQAGKLGCSGCYDKFQSELEPILRKIHGGGCHVGKIPARKGADLREKAEIEKLKEKLQQLIRKEEFEAAAVVRDQIRELEQKLGG; this is encoded by the coding sequence ATGCTCTGCCAACATTGCCAACAGAGAGAGGCCAATGTTCAGTTTACCAAGATCGTCAATGGGGAAATGGTCAAACTGTACCTTTGCGATCACTGCGCTAAGAATGCTCCGGAAGTGAGCTTTGTTTTCAGCCCGGGAATTATTCCGGATTTCTTACAGTCCCTTTTTAATTTTACCACCAATGCCCAGGCCTTAAAGGAAGAAGCCTGCCCCCAGTGCGGCCGCCGGCTTTCGGAGATTACTCAGGCGGGAAAGCTGGGCTGCAGCGGTTGTTACGATAAATTCCAGTCGGAGCTGGAGCCTATCCTGCGCAAAATCCATGGAGGCGGCTGTCATGTGGGCAAGATTCCTGCCCGCAAAGGAGCCGACCTGCGCGAAAAAGCGGAGATTGAAAAACTCAAGGAAAAGCTCCAACAGCTCATTCGCAAGGAAGAGTTTGAAGCAGCCGCCGTGGTGCGTGACCAAATTCGTGAACTCGAGCAGAAGCTGGGGGGATGA
- the radA gene encoding DNA repair protein RadA — protein MAKVKTRFFCQSCGQESPRWLGKCPGCGEWNTLVEEVVERAAAKRTPLGVKATPLTEIQIREEERVSSGSQELNRVLGGGIVPGSFVLLGGEPGIGKSTLLLQTAGLLAKGMDVLYISGEESEKQIKLRAERLGIKESRLHILTETRLEVVRDVALAMRPGLLIVDSIQTMVLEELQAAAGSVSQVREGAAFLMRLAKEEEISIFLVGHVTKDGAIAGPRVLEHIVDTVLYFEGDRHHVYRLLRAVKNRFGSTNEIGVFEMHEDGLVEVPNPSKVFLGENSATAPGSSVAVIVEGSRPLLVEIQALVTPTTYGPPRRTATGIDYNRILMLLAVLDKKVGLHLGAQDVFINIAGGIRIDEPGVDLACIAAIASSLGERPVKRYALIGEVGLTGEVRGISQIENRVKEAVKLGFEGCIIPRINVSAVKVPGNFTVIPVKTVEEAVQVMFEQ, from the coding sequence TTGGCAAAGGTGAAGACGCGGTTTTTTTGTCAGTCCTGCGGTCAGGAAAGCCCTCGTTGGCTTGGGAAATGTCCGGGCTGTGGGGAATGGAATACCTTAGTTGAAGAAGTTGTGGAGCGTGCCGCTGCTAAGCGTACCCCCTTAGGGGTGAAGGCGACGCCTTTGACAGAGATTCAGATCCGGGAGGAAGAACGGGTCAGCTCGGGCAGTCAGGAGCTGAATAGGGTCTTGGGTGGGGGAATCGTCCCCGGCTCCTTTGTTCTTCTGGGCGGTGAGCCGGGCATCGGCAAATCCACCCTGCTTCTGCAAACGGCGGGATTATTGGCCAAGGGCATGGATGTATTGTATATCTCCGGAGAAGAATCGGAGAAGCAGATTAAGTTGAGAGCAGAGCGGCTGGGCATTAAGGAATCCCGTTTGCATATTTTAACAGAGACCCGGCTGGAGGTGGTCCGGGACGTGGCTTTGGCTATGCGGCCGGGTCTCTTAATCGTCGACTCTATCCAAACCATGGTATTAGAAGAGCTGCAGGCCGCCGCAGGCAGTGTGAGCCAGGTGCGGGAGGGCGCGGCCTTTTTGATGCGGTTAGCCAAAGAGGAGGAGATCTCCATCTTTCTTGTCGGCCATGTGACCAAGGACGGAGCTATCGCCGGACCGAGAGTCCTTGAACATATTGTGGATACGGTGCTTTATTTTGAAGGGGACCGTCATCATGTTTATCGTTTGTTAAGGGCAGTGAAGAATCGTTTCGGCTCCACCAATGAGATCGGTGTTTTTGAGATGCATGAAGATGGTTTGGTGGAGGTTCCCAATCCCTCAAAAGTGTTCTTGGGAGAGAATTCAGCCACGGCGCCCGGCTCCTCGGTGGCGGTGATCGTGGAAGGTTCCCGGCCTTTGCTGGTGGAGATTCAGGCTCTCGTGACTCCCACCACCTATGGACCGCCTCGCCGTACGGCTACGGGAATCGACTACAACCGGATTTTAATGCTCCTGGCTGTTTTGGATAAAAAGGTAGGCCTTCATCTGGGAGCTCAGGATGTGTTTATCAATATTGCCGGCGGTATCCGCATCGATGAACCGGGAGTGGATCTGGCCTGCATTGCAGCTATTGCCTCCAGCCTGGGGGAACGACCGGTGAAGCGCTATGCTTTGATTGGGGAAGTGGGGCTTACCGGGGAAGTGCGCGGGATTTCTCAGATCGAGAATCGAGTGAAGGAAGCTGTGAAGCTGGGCTTTGAAGGCTGTATTATTCCCCGTATTAATGTCTCAGCGGTGAAGGTTCCCGGGAACTTTACGGTGATTCCGGTGAAGACGGTGGAGGAGGCTGTCCAGGTTATGTTTGAGCAGTAA
- a CDS encoding CtsR family transcriptional regulator, protein MGNLADRIEVYLKRILEQAAEGYVILQRGVLAEEFSCAPSQINYVLDTRFSVERGYLVESRRGGGGYLRIVRLGFHDDGDFQNIMKQLIGSQLGESRAFNLLQRLVEDEIITRREEEIIRTVFHRDTLGPESPTTNALRAHMMKRILLTLSREDLH, encoded by the coding sequence ATGGGAAATCTAGCGGACCGCATCGAGGTTTATTTGAAGCGGATCCTGGAACAAGCGGCGGAGGGCTATGTTATCCTGCAACGGGGTGTTCTGGCTGAGGAGTTCTCATGTGCTCCATCTCAGATTAATTATGTTCTTGATACTCGCTTTTCCGTGGAGCGGGGATATTTGGTAGAGAGCCGTCGCGGCGGCGGCGGGTATCTGCGGATTGTCCGCCTGGGCTTTCATGATGACGGAGATTTTCAAAATATAATGAAGCAGCTTATCGGCAGCCAGTTGGGAGAAAGTCGTGCCTTTAATCTGCTGCAGCGCCTGGTTGAAGATGAGATTATTACCCGGCGGGAAGAAGAAATCATTCGTACTGTTTTCCACCGGGATACTCTGGGCCCGGAAAGCCCCACCACCAACGCGCTCAGAGCTCATATGATGAAACGAATCCTTCTGACCTTAAGCCGTGAGGATTTGCATTAA
- a CDS encoding ATP-dependent Clp protease ATP-binding subunit — protein MNEKYTEKALKALQFASDEAKRMGSNVIGTEHLLLGLVAEGEGIAAKSLHGIGVTPEKIREQIGNLTGIGQPFTGEVSLTPRVKRVIELAHEEARRHGVSYIGTEHLLLGLLMEGEGVAARVLRNLGVSPERIWKQVVQLLGGQPDDIPMPGGAPGPGAAKNNGASNTPALNEFGRDLTQQAREGRLDPVVGREDEIERVVQVLSRRTKNNPVLIGEPGVGKTAIAEGLAQRIINNKVPETLAGKRVVTLDLSAVVAGSKYRGEFEERLKKVMEEIRVDGRIIVFIDELHTLIGAGAAEGAIDAANILKPALARGELQCIGATTLDEYRKYIEKDPALERRFQPITVGEPTVEQAVQILLGLRDRYEAHHRTKITDEAVEAAVKMSDRYISDRFLPDKAIDLMDEAASRVRLATFTAPTDLKSLEEKIEALKNEKEAAVLGQEFEKAAKFRDEEHQLREELAQLRNTWESKRDVSQSQVTADDIAQIVASWTGIPVKKLAQEESERLLGLEEVLHQRVVGQEDAVKAVSRAVRRARAGLKDPKRPVGSFIFLGPTGVGKTELARALAEALFGEEDALIRIDMSEYMEKHAVSRLVGAPPGYIGHDEGGQLTEAIRRKPYSVILLDEIEKAHPEVFNILLQVLEDGRLTDTKGRTVDFRNAVIIMTSNVGASFMKKEALGFASRRDEETEYKNMSSRVMEELKKTFRPEFLNRVDEIVVFHSLQAEGLLKITEILMKQVNGRLQEQGYDLQVEKSALELIAKEGNDPTFGARPLRRAIQRLIEDNLSEKILLGEFKSGDKIKVEAVEDKMKFAKVRARKNKKADAAE, from the coding sequence ATGAATGAAAAATATACGGAGAAAGCCCTTAAAGCGCTGCAATTCGCTTCAGACGAAGCAAAGCGCATGGGCTCCAATGTGATTGGCACAGAACACCTGCTGCTTGGCTTGGTGGCTGAAGGGGAGGGTATCGCCGCCAAATCCCTCCATGGCATCGGGGTGACTCCGGAGAAAATTCGGGAACAAATCGGTAACCTGACCGGTATCGGCCAGCCCTTTACCGGAGAGGTGAGCCTGACTCCCCGGGTTAAACGGGTAATAGAGCTGGCTCATGAAGAAGCCCGTCGTCATGGGGTCAGCTATATCGGTACTGAGCACCTGCTCCTCGGTCTGCTGATGGAAGGAGAAGGTGTAGCGGCCCGGGTGCTGCGCAATCTCGGTGTGAGCCCGGAAAGAATTTGGAAGCAAGTAGTTCAGCTTTTAGGAGGCCAACCGGATGATATTCCCATGCCCGGCGGTGCTCCCGGGCCCGGTGCAGCCAAGAATAATGGAGCTTCCAATACACCGGCTTTGAATGAATTTGGCCGGGATCTGACCCAACAAGCCCGGGAGGGCAGGCTGGACCCGGTAGTGGGACGGGAAGACGAGATTGAGCGTGTAGTTCAGGTCCTCAGCCGCCGTACCAAAAATAACCCTGTGCTGATCGGCGAACCGGGTGTAGGGAAAACGGCCATTGCCGAGGGTCTGGCCCAACGGATCATCAATAATAAGGTGCCCGAAACCCTGGCGGGCAAACGGGTGGTTACCTTAGATCTCTCCGCTGTGGTGGCTGGAAGTAAATATCGCGGTGAATTTGAAGAACGCCTGAAAAAGGTCATGGAAGAGATTCGGGTGGATGGCCGCATTATCGTTTTCATCGATGAGCTTCACACCTTAATCGGGGCCGGAGCGGCTGAAGGAGCCATCGATGCGGCCAATATCCTCAAACCGGCCTTAGCCCGGGGAGAGCTCCAATGCATTGGCGCGACGACCTTGGATGAATATCGTAAATATATTGAAAAAGATCCCGCGCTGGAGCGGCGTTTCCAGCCCATTACCGTAGGAGAGCCTACAGTAGAGCAGGCTGTTCAGATTCTCCTGGGTTTACGGGATCGTTATGAAGCCCATCACCGGACCAAGATTACCGATGAAGCGGTGGAAGCGGCTGTGAAGATGTCCGATCGGTATATCTCGGATCGCTTCCTTCCCGATAAGGCCATTGATTTAATGGATGAAGCCGCTTCCCGAGTGCGCCTGGCGACCTTTACGGCTCCAACCGATCTCAAGTCTTTGGAGGAAAAGATCGAAGCCCTGAAGAATGAGAAAGAAGCGGCTGTCTTAGGTCAAGAGTTTGAAAAAGCCGCCAAGTTCCGGGACGAAGAGCATCAGCTTCGGGAAGAGCTTGCTCAGCTTCGCAACACCTGGGAGAGCAAACGGGATGTGAGCCAAAGTCAGGTCACCGCCGATGATATCGCTCAGATCGTGGCCAGCTGGACGGGAATCCCGGTGAAGAAGCTGGCTCAGGAAGAAAGCGAACGGCTCCTGGGTTTGGAAGAGGTTCTCCATCAACGGGTGGTGGGGCAAGAAGATGCTGTGAAGGCTGTTTCCCGCGCTGTGCGGCGGGCTCGTGCCGGGTTAAAAGATCCCAAACGCCCGGTAGGCTCCTTCATCTTCCTCGGACCTACCGGAGTGGGCAAGACTGAGCTGGCCCGGGCTTTGGCAGAAGCCTTATTTGGTGAGGAAGACGCTCTGATTCGCATTGATATGTCCGAATATATGGAGAAGCATGCGGTTTCCCGTCTGGTGGGAGCCCCTCCTGGATACATCGGTCATGATGAAGGGGGTCAGTTAACCGAAGCGATCCGCCGTAAACCCTATAGTGTTATCCTGCTGGATGAGATCGAAAAGGCTCATCCTGAGGTCTTCAATATCCTGCTGCAAGTTCTGGAGGATGGCCGTCTCACCGATACCAAGGGCAGGACGGTGGATTTCCGCAATGCGGTGATTATTATGACTTCCAATGTAGGCGCTTCCTTCATGAAGAAAGAAGCTTTGGGCTTTGCCTCCCGCAGGGATGAGGAAACCGAGTACAAGAATATGAGCTCACGGGTGATGGAGGAACTGAAAAAGACCTTCCGTCCGGAGTTCCTCAACCGGGTCGACGAAATTGTGGTCTTCCATTCCCTTCAAGCTGAAGGACTCTTGAAGATTACCGAGATTTTGATGAAGCAGGTCAATGGCCGCCTCCAGGAACAGGGCTATGACCTCCAGGTGGAAAAGAGCGCGCTTGAGCTTATTGCCAAAGAAGGCAATGATCCCACCTTCGGCGCCCGTCCTCTGCGCCGGGCTATCCAACGCCTGATCGAAGATAACTTGTCGGAAAAGATTCTCCTTGGAGAATTTAAGTCCGGGGACAAAATCAAAGTTGAGGCCGTAGAGGACAAGATGAAATTCGCCAAAGTCAGAGCCCGTAAAAACAAAAAAGCCGATGCAGCGGAGTGA
- the ispD gene encoding 2-C-methyl-D-erythritol 4-phosphate cytidylyltransferase has translation MVKLGVIIPAAGQGKRMGASVNKQFLPLQGRPLLAHTLSLFERSEAVAEIVIVSSKEDRERIGALVRTEDFQKVSAIVLGGEERQESVFAGVKALSSLIQRVAVHDGARPLLTCLELNRFFTEAEKFGAAIMAVPVKDTIKRVDAQGKVLETLPRETLRAVQTPQVFDRSLLEEAHHKARKAGYLTTDDAALIEWLGHPVQTLPGSLENIKITTPEDLDLAETILAKRLNYVNHE, from the coding sequence TTGGTTAAGCTGGGTGTCATCATCCCTGCTGCAGGTCAAGGAAAACGCATGGGAGCCTCCGTCAATAAACAATTCCTCCCTTTGCAGGGACGCCCGCTTCTCGCCCATACTCTCTCGCTCTTTGAGCGGTCCGAGGCTGTCGCTGAGATTGTAATTGTTAGTTCAAAAGAGGATAGAGAACGAATCGGTGCATTGGTTCGTACAGAAGATTTTCAGAAGGTCTCCGCCATTGTCTTAGGCGGAGAAGAACGTCAGGAATCAGTATTTGCGGGAGTAAAGGCTCTTAGCTCGTTAATCCAAAGGGTGGCGGTCCATGATGGGGCCCGCCCCCTTTTGACTTGTCTGGAATTAAACCGGTTTTTTACAGAGGCGGAAAAGTTTGGGGCAGCCATTATGGCTGTTCCGGTCAAGGATACGATTAAACGAGTCGATGCCCAGGGTAAGGTCTTGGAGACACTTCCCCGGGAAACCCTAAGGGCTGTCCAGACTCCCCAAGTCTTTGACCGCTCTCTCCTGGAAGAAGCCCACCATAAAGCAAGAAAAGCAGGGTACCTCACCACGGACGATGCCGCTCTGATTGAATGGCTGGGTCACCCCGTCCAAACCCTGCCGGGCTCCCTGGAAAATATCAAAATCACCACTCCCGAAGACCTGGATCTGGCTGAAACAATTCTCGCCAAGCGTTTAAATTACGTGAACCATGAATGA